A stretch of the Aminipila terrae genome encodes the following:
- a CDS encoding NusG domain II-containing protein has protein sequence MIKKADIILAAILIILGGMIAYMMASTDNRGHAVLITVDGKEYGTYSLYENKSITVKQNGHINKIIIKDGMVTMAFSDCVNQTCVHTGAISKTSQSIVCLPNKVMVQITGQGQGEAEYDAISN, from the coding sequence ATGATTAAGAAAGCTGACATTATTTTAGCAGCAATACTAATAATTTTGGGTGGGATGATTGCCTATATGATGGCATCTACCGATAACCGTGGGCACGCTGTACTGATAACTGTTGATGGTAAAGAGTATGGCACCTATTCTTTATATGAAAACAAAAGTATTACAGTAAAGCAGAATGGTCATATTAATAAGATTATCATAAAAGATGGTATGGTTACAATGGCTTTTTCAGATTGCGTTAATCAGACTTGTGTACATACCGGGGCAATCTCAAAAACTTCCCAAAGTATAGTATGTCTACCCAATAAGGTGATGGTACAAATTACAGGACAAGGGCAAGGGGAGGCTGAATATGACGCAATATCAAACTAA
- a CDS encoding ABC transporter ATP-binding protein, with protein MEYAINALNITKKYKDFTLDNVSLRLPKGSIMGLIGENGAGKTTLIKLLLGLQKFENNNSGSAGKKSSSSITVLGHDIQNFPDSAKEDIGVVLDDCCFPEILNLLQIGKIMKSIYSKWDVVNFNRYTEYFNLPEKKALKDYSKGMKMKLSIAVALSHDAKLLILDEPTSGLDPVVRDEILDVFMDFIQDEEHSILISSHITSDLEKICDYITFINNGNIILSDVKDDILSNLGILKCSHDQLAQIDPSAIRGYKRNSFGVSALVDRHKVTGNFVIDPANLEEILLYSVRGK; from the coding sequence ATGGAATATGCTATAAATGCACTAAACATTACAAAAAAATATAAAGATTTTACACTGGATAACGTCAGTCTCAGACTTCCAAAAGGGAGTATCATGGGGCTTATAGGAGAAAATGGTGCGGGAAAAACTACTTTAATTAAATTACTTTTAGGTCTTCAGAAATTTGAAAATAACAACTCTGGTTCTGCTGGTAAAAAAAGCTCCAGTTCCATTACTGTTCTGGGGCATGACATTCAGAACTTTCCTGACTCTGCAAAAGAAGATATTGGAGTTGTTTTAGATGACTGCTGTTTCCCAGAAATCCTTAATTTGCTACAAATCGGTAAAATCATGAAAAGCATATATAGTAAATGGGATGTTGTTAATTTTAATCGATACACCGAGTATTTTAATCTCCCGGAAAAGAAAGCCCTTAAAGACTATTCTAAGGGAATGAAAATGAAACTATCTATTGCTGTGGCTCTGTCCCATGATGCAAAGCTTCTGATTCTTGATGAACCTACATCTGGTCTGGATCCTGTTGTCCGGGATGAAATATTAGATGTTTTTATGGATTTTATTCAGGATGAAGAGCATTCAATACTTATATCGTCTCACATAACCAGTGATTTAGAAAAAATCTGCGATTATATCACTTTCATAAACAATGGCAACATTATTTTAAGTGACGTTAAAGATGATATTTTATCCAACCTGGGAATATTGAAATGCTCCCATGATCAACTGGCACAAATAGATCCCAGTGCCATTCGTGGTTACAAACGTAATAGTTTTGGGGTCAGTGCTCTCGTTGACAGGCACAAGGTTACTGGTAATTTTGTAATAGATCCCGCTAATCTTGAAGAAATACTACTGTATAGTGTAAGGGGGAAATAA
- a CDS encoding RnfABCDGE type electron transport complex subunit B, giving the protein MMTPVILLVTMGLISGVVLTIASKVFFVPVDETVSQVREVLPGANCGACGFAGCDDYAAAIGADHSLSPSLCPVGGAATATAIGSILGVEAKAAEPKVAFVKCKGSNDNTKKIMEYKGVQTCAAAKNFYGGNWACPQGCISLGDCVSVCQYDAIRICDGVAVVDRDACVGCGMCEKACPNNVITIAEKNKVVYVACNSTETGAKAKKACQVACIGCKKCEKVCKFDAITVENNLAKIDFEKCKNCGLCEKECPTKAISNLRVKKTISTAPTNKEQKVKAAKAKG; this is encoded by the coding sequence ATGATGACACCAGTAATATTATTAGTAACTATGGGCCTGATTTCAGGTGTTGTTCTTACGATTGCATCAAAAGTATTTTTCGTTCCCGTTGATGAGACTGTATCCCAGGTTCGTGAAGTCCTTCCAGGTGCAAACTGTGGCGCCTGTGGATTTGCAGGATGTGACGATTATGCAGCTGCAATAGGCGCGGATCATTCATTAAGTCCTAGTCTTTGCCCGGTGGGTGGAGCAGCAACTGCTACAGCTATCGGTTCAATCCTTGGTGTTGAAGCTAAGGCTGCAGAACCAAAGGTTGCTTTCGTTAAATGTAAGGGGAGCAATGATAATACTAAAAAAATTATGGAATATAAAGGTGTGCAGACTTGTGCTGCTGCTAAGAATTTCTATGGAGGCAATTGGGCCTGTCCGCAAGGCTGCATAAGTCTTGGGGACTGTGTGTCAGTTTGCCAGTATGATGCAATCCGAATTTGTGATGGCGTGGCTGTTGTTGACAGAGATGCGTGTGTTGGCTGTGGTATGTGTGAAAAGGCTTGTCCGAATAATGTTATTACTATAGCAGAAAAGAATAAAGTGGTCTATGTAGCATGCAATTCTACTGAAACTGGAGCAAAAGCTAAAAAGGCCTGCCAGGTTGCCTGTATTGGCTGTAAGAAATGTGAAAAGGTTTGTAAGTTTGATGCTATTACAGTTGAAAACAATCTTGCAAAAATTGACTTTGAAAAATGCAAAAATTGTGGCCTTTGTGAAAAAGAATGTCCTACTAAGGCAATATCAAATTTGAGAGTAAAAAAGACAATATCTACTGCACCAACAAACAAGGAACAGAAAGTTAAAGCAGCTAAAGCAAAAGGCTAA
- the rsxA gene encoding electron transport complex subunit RsxA, with product MKEILMIMMSVALVNNFVLAQFLGICPFLGVSKKLDSAVGMGIAVTFVMVIATACTWPVQILLLDRYNIGYLQTVAFILIIAALVQFLEMFLKKFIPSLYKGLGVYLPLITTNCAVLGVTIMNIKSEFNFVESIANSFAAGVGFLLAMVLFSGMRQKIEAANIPKAFKGVPITLIGASILSLSFMGFSGVVQGIFG from the coding sequence ATGAAAGAAATTCTTATGATCATGATGTCCGTTGCTCTGGTCAACAACTTTGTATTGGCACAATTCTTAGGTATCTGCCCATTCCTTGGAGTATCTAAGAAGCTTGACTCAGCTGTAGGTATGGGTATTGCTGTAACTTTTGTTATGGTTATCGCAACAGCTTGTACCTGGCCAGTTCAGATTCTTTTATTGGATCGATATAACATTGGATATTTACAGACGGTAGCCTTTATTCTTATTATTGCTGCACTGGTACAGTTCCTTGAAATGTTCCTGAAGAAGTTTATCCCTTCCCTTTATAAGGGGCTTGGCGTATATCTTCCTCTGATTACAACAAACTGTGCTGTTCTTGGTGTAACTATTATGAATATTAAGAGCGAATTCAACTTTGTAGAATCTATTGCCAACTCATTTGCGGCTGGTGTTGGTTTCTTGCTTGCCATGGTATTATTCTCTGGTATGAGGCAGAAGATAGAAGCTGCTAACATACCTAAAGCTTTTAAGGGTGTTCCAATTACACTTATTGGTGCTTCCATTCTATCCCTTTCATTCATGGGATTCAGTGGTGTAGTTCAAGGCATATTTGGTTAG
- a CDS encoding FAD:protein FMN transferase — protein MSAALFSTYYITNRLHGKAKGPVSDTKYNLLNTTCKITIYDMKQSKAQPLIDEAFSLCKDYENQLSKTIKGSDIYKINHSKGKPVLVAESTANLIQKGLYYGKLSQGRFDITVGKLSDLWDFTSENPKVPADKDIQAAIKTIDYTKVHIEKISTAKSDSNKKSGYKVWIDNPDSQIDLGGIAKGYIGDRVGDFLVDKGVKSAIINLGGNIVAIGEKSNGSAWNIGIEKPFTGRSEIVGSVKVKNKTVVTSGIYERMFRENGILYHHILNVKTGYPTDSDVEAVTIVGDFGKSVDCDALSTICLILGVNEGSELIKNLDGVKACFIDKNANIIATKGLEFISPK, from the coding sequence ATGTCTGCTGCTTTGTTCAGCACTTATTATATCACAAACAGGCTGCACGGCAAAGCAAAAGGCCCTGTATCAGATACAAAGTACAACCTGCTAAATACTACTTGTAAAATAACCATTTATGATATGAAACAAAGTAAAGCACAACCCCTCATAGATGAGGCCTTTTCCCTGTGCAAAGATTATGAAAATCAATTAAGTAAAACAATAAAAGGCAGTGATATTTATAAAATTAATCATAGTAAAGGTAAGCCTGTTCTTGTCGCTGAATCTACAGCAAACCTCATACAAAAAGGACTTTACTATGGTAAACTATCACAAGGACGGTTTGATATTACAGTAGGTAAGCTTTCAGACCTTTGGGATTTTACCAGTGAAAATCCTAAAGTTCCAGCTGATAAAGATATACAAGCCGCTATCAAAACAATTGATTATACCAAAGTGCATATAGAGAAAATATCTACAGCAAAATCTGATTCCAATAAAAAGAGTGGCTATAAGGTCTGGATAGATAACCCTGATTCACAAATTGATCTGGGGGGCATCGCTAAAGGTTATATTGGAGATCGGGTTGGTGATTTCCTGGTAGATAAAGGTGTAAAAAGTGCTATTATTAATCTGGGTGGAAATATTGTGGCTATAGGCGAAAAATCAAACGGTTCTGCCTGGAATATAGGTATTGAAAAACCCTTCACTGGCAGGAGTGAAATTGTAGGCTCTGTAAAAGTAAAAAATAAGACTGTTGTAACTTCAGGAATTTATGAGAGAATGTTCAGGGAAAATGGTATTTTATATCATCACATCCTTAATGTAAAAACTGGATACCCTACAGATTCAGATGTGGAAGCTGTTACCATTGTAGGTGATTTTGGTAAGTCCGTTGATTGTGATGCTTTAAGCACTATATGCCTGATCCTGGGCGTAAATGAGGGCTCTGAACTAATTAAAAACCTAGATGGTGTAAAAGCTTGTTTCATTGATAAGAACGCTAATATTATAGCTACGAAAGGCCTGGAATTTATATCTCCAAAATAA
- a CDS encoding GntR family transcriptional regulator produces the protein MNIIISNSNGQPIYEQIVSQIKNQILTKEIAAGDALPSMRLLAKELKISVITTKRAYEELEKEGFIESYTGKGSFVKAQNEEQLKEQHLHEIKNKLQEIVDLAYVSGIDLPDIIDILKSLQKGE, from the coding sequence ATGAACATAATTATAAGTAATTCTAATGGACAGCCAATTTATGAACAAATTGTCAGTCAGATAAAGAACCAGATTTTAACCAAGGAAATTGCTGCCGGAGATGCCTTGCCATCCATGCGATTACTGGCAAAGGAGCTGAAAATAAGCGTTATAACAACAAAAAGGGCTTATGAAGAACTGGAGAAAGAAGGCTTCATAGAATCCTATACCGGTAAAGGCAGTTTCGTAAAAGCACAAAATGAAGAACAGCTTAAAGAACAGCATTTACATGAAATAAAAAATAAACTTCAGGAAATCGTTGACCTTGCTTATGTGTCGGGAATTGATCTGCCTGACATTATAGACATACTCAAAAGTCTTCAAAAGGGGGAATAA
- a CDS encoding RnfABCDGE type electron transport complex subunit G, producing MGNSTFNEHIKPSLVLVIICLVVSIALSQVYAITLPLIESITAKTADQTRTVVLPKADTFTPYTGKLQDGIVDFYIANNGAGAAITATANSYGGLITVMVGIDAKGAITGVKVMSHSDTPGLGTKAQTPEYLSQYNGMTGAEIIPDANAIGQGTIKDNTNLDAITGATISSNGVYHSVQRALAQFEAAGGENNE from the coding sequence ATGGGAAATTCAACTTTTAACGAACATATAAAACCTTCGTTAGTATTAGTTATTATATGTCTGGTTGTTTCTATTGCTTTATCTCAGGTATATGCTATTACATTACCTCTAATTGAATCCATTACGGCAAAGACTGCAGACCAGACCAGAACTGTGGTTCTGCCAAAAGCAGATACATTTACCCCATATACGGGAAAACTTCAGGACGGTATAGTAGATTTTTACATTGCAAATAATGGTGCAGGTGCTGCAATCACAGCAACTGCTAATAGCTACGGCGGTCTAATTACTGTAATGGTGGGTATTGACGCCAAAGGGGCCATTACAGGGGTTAAAGTGATGTCTCACTCAGATACACCGGGCCTTGGTACAAAAGCCCAGACTCCTGAATACTTAAGCCAGTATAATGGTATGACTGGAGCTGAGATAATTCCTGATGCTAATGCAATTGGACAGGGGACTATAAAGGACAATACAAACCTGGATGCTATTACTGGTGCAACCATTTCCTCAAATGGTGTTTACCATTCTGTTCAAAGAGCTTTAGCACAGTTTGAAGCTGCAGGAGGTGAAAATAATGAATAA
- a CDS encoding Gx transporter family protein: MTQYQTNRDKTKRIAVSAVLASLGLIFSYIEAIIPFSIGVPGVKLGIANLVVVIALYALGGSYAFSINVIRILIAGLLFNGIFGALYSLGGACVSLLTMIILKKTNIFSIVGVSMAGGVAHNVGQMLIAAAIISNIKIFIYFPVLLFSGMITGIIIGFISYLVLKKLNV; encoded by the coding sequence ATGACGCAATATCAAACTAACAGAGATAAAACAAAAAGAATTGCTGTAAGCGCGGTGCTGGCTTCTCTGGGTTTAATTTTTTCCTATATTGAGGCCATTATTCCCTTTTCAATAGGAGTACCTGGTGTAAAGCTGGGAATCGCCAATCTAGTAGTAGTTATTGCCCTTTATGCTTTAGGAGGTTCTTATGCATTTTCGATAAATGTCATAAGAATACTTATTGCAGGGCTTCTATTTAATGGGATATTCGGAGCCTTATACTCTTTAGGAGGAGCATGTGTAAGTCTTTTAACAATGATAATTTTGAAAAAAACTAATATATTCAGTATTGTTGGAGTAAGTATGGCAGGTGGGGTTGCACATAATGTGGGACAGATGTTAATTGCTGCAGCAATTATATCCAATATAAAAATATTTATTTATTTTCCAGTACTGCTTTTTTCGGGGATGATTACTGGAATAATCATAGGCTTTATATCCTATTTAGTTTTAAAGAAGCTTAACGTCTAA
- a CDS encoding ABC-2 transporter permease, protein MKGLILKDFLSLKKQALPMLLFFGVYFFISIMTKNASFLTGVVMIFCAMLPMTALSYDDRAGFSKYALTMPVSRSTLVISKYVMALILMGFGSIFSLLLNAVIGSFSFMESLWSVAMTMLIGCLMVSISLPPIFKYGIEKGRFIMIGIVMIIGFLGGFTIIGFGNGNASMTIDNNGVSLGSKIDAFFNSNMVFVGILVISAFIFLLSMSISLAIYRKKDF, encoded by the coding sequence ATGAAAGGTCTAATTTTAAAGGATTTTTTGAGCTTGAAAAAACAGGCATTGCCTATGCTTCTTTTTTTCGGAGTGTACTTTTTTATCTCTATAATGACTAAAAATGCCAGTTTCCTGACAGGCGTGGTTATGATTTTCTGCGCAATGCTTCCAATGACGGCATTATCATATGACGACCGTGCTGGCTTTTCCAAATATGCGCTGACCATGCCAGTTTCCAGGAGCACATTAGTTATCAGTAAATATGTTATGGCCCTTATCCTGATGGGTTTTGGCAGCATCTTTTCATTATTGCTCAATGCCGTTATAGGAAGTTTCTCTTTTATGGAAAGTTTATGGAGTGTGGCTATGACCATGTTGATCGGCTGTCTGATGGTTTCCATTTCACTTCCCCCTATATTTAAATATGGTATAGAAAAAGGTCGTTTTATCATGATTGGTATTGTTATGATTATTGGCTTTCTGGGGGGATTTACTATTATCGGTTTTGGCAATGGAAATGCCTCTATGACCATTGATAACAATGGTGTTTCTTTAGGGAGCAAAATTGATGCCTTCTTTAACAGTAACATGGTTTTTGTAGGTATTTTAGTAATCAGCGCTTTTATATTCCTGCTTTCCATGAGTATATCACTGGCCATCTATAGAAAAAAAGATTTTTAA
- the rsxE gene encoding electron transport complex subunit RsxE yields MNKLSIVTKGIVKENPTLVLLLGTCPTLATTSSIINGIGMGISATAVLICSNIVISMLKRVIPDKVRIPCYIVVIAGFVTCVQFLIKAYAPALDKALGLFIPLIVVNCIILGRAEMFANKNSVIDSALDGLGMGIGFTCALACMGFIRELLGAGTLFNVHIFGDGFTPMSIFMLAPGGFFVYSILVAGINFISKGKAVKKKEFGCAGCAMAGTCHSENKGVVNNERNSYDHDVRCSGQQLCIGTILRYLPIPWSI; encoded by the coding sequence ATGAATAAACTTAGTATCGTGACAAAGGGTATCGTTAAGGAAAACCCTACGTTAGTTTTATTACTTGGTACGTGTCCCACTCTGGCCACAACATCCAGCATTATCAACGGGATTGGAATGGGTATTTCCGCTACTGCGGTATTGATTTGTTCCAACATTGTTATTTCCATGCTGAAGAGGGTGATCCCGGATAAGGTGAGAATCCCATGTTACATAGTAGTAATAGCTGGATTTGTAACTTGTGTGCAATTTTTAATAAAGGCATACGCACCGGCACTGGATAAGGCTCTTGGATTGTTTATTCCTTTGATTGTAGTAAACTGCATCATATTAGGAAGAGCGGAAATGTTTGCAAATAAGAATTCCGTTATTGATTCAGCCCTGGATGGACTTGGCATGGGAATCGGTTTTACCTGTGCTCTTGCATGTATGGGATTTATCAGAGAGTTACTTGGAGCAGGAACATTATTCAATGTTCATATTTTCGGTGATGGATTTACACCAATGTCCATTTTCATGCTTGCTCCTGGTGGATTCTTCGTATACAGTATCTTAGTTGCAGGAATTAACTTCATTTCTAAAGGAAAAGCAGTTAAAAAGAAAGAATTTGGTTGTGCAGGTTGTGCCATGGCTGGAACCTGCCACTCAGAGAATAAAGGGGTTGTGAATAATGAAAGAAATTCTTATGATCATGATGTCCGTTGCTCTGGTCAACAACTTTGTATTGGCACAATTCTTAGGTATCTGCCCATTCCTTGGAGTATCTAA